In the genome of Magnolia sinica isolate HGM2019 chromosome 2, MsV1, whole genome shotgun sequence, one region contains:
- the LOC131236701 gene encoding zinc finger CCCH domain-containing protein 19-like isoform X1, with product MKRARKRRRRRKEEVAEDYCFTCKDGGLLVVCEYQNCLKAYHHECVDMDPMKPETNDRWICSRHSCFICNKSSNFRCFCCPNSVCKACIRSAEFVHFKEDKSFCSDCLKLVMLIEEDIDVDSDGERVDFKDRETYECLFKEYWEIIKQGENISLEDLRTADALLKNGENNADGYNSDKLSEREYISDVDDIDYKSNDGTPLVHATNGKDVWMESVRKLCKPRKSTFVGWGSKKLIDFLTSIGKNIDKPIPQFEVSEIIRDYIQENKLIHPERKKKVICDARLHTLFGRKSVNRLKISHLLDAHFVENQELEDKYRYKSEDENVSVVCKRQQRSSANTKPYKVVPNDFKEKVPKVPIICHASITTKNIKLVYLRRSLIEEFLKNPETFESKVMDSFLRVKCDPKDGFSARSSFQLVQVTGVKRISEAYKSGGTSTDAVLQVSNIVKDIRICMVSDGDFSEEECEDLYQRMKDGLLKRPTLAELEKKAGSLHEDITNHWIDREIVLLQNLIDRANEKGWRRELFEYIERRQLLQTPSERLRLLNELPKVVADAEVDLEAAPDSPKDAESLSEGNGASYNHMDAERENEGSLSPRGSTAAYHWKAGKRGKINGNGASYNQMDADKENEGRSTAVYHRKARKRETNDTREPLQTPPEQLLSNDLPEVATDAEIGPEVTEDSLKDSVNEGNEAALYQMGGKGDNEGNGAIIPQKAGKPETEEKQQPSLLMGIETCSRQKDIIDLNDAGDLAEVTREVSTVLPTIDLDDINEDPSGVIRIETSETADKTNSMTENNLPADTTRR from the exons GTCGGCATTCATGCTTCATCTGCAATAAAAGCTCAAATTTCCGATGCTTTTGCTGTCCGAACTCTGTATGCAAAGCGTGTATCAGATCTGCTGAATTTGTGCATTTCAAAGAGGACAAGAGCTTCTGTAGTGATTGCTTAAAGCTTGTGATGCTGATAGAAGAAGACATCGATGTCGATTCTGATGGG GAAAGAGTAGATTTCAAAGATAGAGAAACTTATGAATGTTTATTCAAGGAGTACTGGGAGATAATAAAGCAGGGTGAAAATATATCACTGGAAGATCTTCGTACCGCAGATGCACTATTGAAGAATGGTGAGAACAATGCAGATGGATACAATTCAGACAAACTATCCGAAAGGGAATACATATCTGATGTTGATGATATTGACTACAAAAGCAATGATGGGACACCATTGGTACATGCAACCAATGGAAAAGATGTTTGGATGGAGTCGGTGAGAAAATTGTgcaaaccaagaaaaagtacaTTTGTTGGTTGGGGATCCAAAAAACTCATAGATTTTCTTACTTCTATTGGTAAAAATATAGATAAACCCATCCCCCAATTCGAAGTGTCTGAAATAATAAGGGATTATATCCAAGAGAACAAACTTATTCATccagagagaaaaaagaaggttATATGTGATGCAAGGTTGCACACCCTTTTTGGGAGAAAATCAGTGAACCGCCTGAAAATATCTCATTTGTTGGATGCCCACTTTGTTGAAAACCAGGAATTGGAGGACAAATATCGATACAAGTCAGAAGACGAGAATGTCTCGGTGGTTTGTAAGAGGCAGCAAAGGTCAAGTGCTAATACAAAACCTTACAAGGTGGTGCCAAATGATTTCAAGGAAAAGGTTCCAAAAGTACCCATTATCTGTCACGCTTCTATTACAACAAAAAATATTAAGTTAGTTTACCTTAGGCGGAGTTTGATTGAGGAATTCCTGAAGAATCCGGAGACATTCGAAAGTAAAGTTATGGACTCTTTTCTGAGGGTCAAATGTGACCCCAAAGATGGCTTCTCGGCGAGAAGTTCTTTCCAGCTTGTGCAAGTTACAG GTGTTAAAAGGATTTCAGAAGCTTACAAGAGTGGAGGGACTAGTACGGATGCTGTCTTGCAGGTTTCCAATATAGTGAAGGATATTCGCATTTGCATGGTGTCAGATGGTGATTTCTCTGAG GAAGAATGCGAGGATCTGTATCAGAGAATGAAAGATGGCCTCCTCAAAAGGCCTACCTTG GCGGAGCTTGAAAAAAAGGCCGGAAGCCTACATGAGGACATAACTAATCAC TGGATCGATAGAGAGATCGTGTTGTTACAGAACCTGATTGATCGAGCCAATGAAAAGGGATGGCGGAGAGAA CTATTTGAATACATAGAGAGAAGACAGCTACTTCAGACACCATCAGAGCGATTGCGGCTGTTGAATGAGCTTCCTAAAGTAGTTGCAGATGCAGAAGTAGACCTTGAAGCTGCTCCAGATTCTCCAAAAGATGCCGAGAGTCTCAGTGAAG GGAATGGAGCTTCCTACAATCATATGGATgcagaaagggaaaatgaagGTTCCCTAAGCCCGA GAGGAAGTACAGCCGCGTATCATTGGAAAGCTGGAAAGAGAGGAAAAATTAACG GGAATGGAGCTTCCTACAATCAGATGGATGCAGACAAGGAAAATGAAG GAAGAAGTACGGCTGTTTACCATCGGAAAGCTAGAAAGAGAGAAACTAACG ATACAAGAGAGCCACTTCAGACACCGCCAGAGCAGTTGTTGTCCAATGATCTTCCAGAAGTGGCTACAGATGCAGAAATAGGACCTGAAGTCACCGAGGATTCTCTGAAAGATTCAGTAAATGAAG GGAATGAGGCTGCCTTGTATCAGATGGGTGGAAAAGGAGACAATGAAG GAAATGGAGCTATTATCCCTCAGAAAGCTGGAAAGCCAGAAACTGAAG AAAAACAACAGCCGAGCCTATTGATGGGGATCGAAACATGCAGCAGACAGAAAGACATCATTGATCTCAATGATGCCGGAGACCTGGCCGAAGTTACGAGGGAAGTAAGTACAGTACTaccaaccattgatttggatgaCATCAATGAAGACCCAAGTGGAGTAATCAGAATAGAAACTTCTGAAACTGCTGACAAAACAAACTCAATGACAGAAAATAACCTGCCAGCAGATACTACTAGGAGATAA
- the LOC131236701 gene encoding zinc finger CCCH domain-containing protein 19-like isoform X6 gives MKRARKRRRRRKEEVAEDYCFTCKDGGLLVVCEYQNCLKAYHHECVDMDPMKPETNDRWICSRHSCFICNKSSNFRCFCCPNSVCKACIRSAEFVHFKEDKSFCSDCLKLVMLIEEDIDVDSDGERVDFKDRETYECLFKEYWEIIKQGENISLEDLRTADALLKNGENNADGYNSDKLSEREYISDVDDIDYKSNDGTPLVHATNGKDVWMESVRKLCKPRKSTFVGWGSKKLIDFLTSIGKNIDKPIPQFEVSEIIRDYIQENKLIHPERKKKVICDARLHTLFGRKSVNRLKISHLLDAHFVENQELEDKYRYKSEDENVSVVCKRQQRSSANTKPYKVVPNDFKEKVPKVPIICHASITTKNIKLVYLRRSLIEEFLKNPETFESKVMDSFLRVKCDPKDGFSARSSFQLVQVTGVKRISEAYKSGGTSTDAVLQVSNIVKDIRICMVSDGDFSEEECEDLYQRMKDGLLKRPTLAELEKKAGSLHEDITNHWIDREIVLLQNLIDRANEKGWRRELFEYIERRQLLQTPSERLRLLNELPKVVADAEVDLEAAPDSPKDAESLSEGNGASYNHMDAERENEGSLSPRGSTAAYHWKAGKRGKINGNGASYNQMDADKENEGRSTAVYHRKARKRETNGNEAALYQMGGKGDNEGNGAIIPQKAGKPETEEKQQPSLLMGIETCSRQKDIIDLNDAGDLAEVTREVSTVLPTIDLDDINEDPSGVIRIETSETADKTNSMTENNLPADTTRR, from the exons GTCGGCATTCATGCTTCATCTGCAATAAAAGCTCAAATTTCCGATGCTTTTGCTGTCCGAACTCTGTATGCAAAGCGTGTATCAGATCTGCTGAATTTGTGCATTTCAAAGAGGACAAGAGCTTCTGTAGTGATTGCTTAAAGCTTGTGATGCTGATAGAAGAAGACATCGATGTCGATTCTGATGGG GAAAGAGTAGATTTCAAAGATAGAGAAACTTATGAATGTTTATTCAAGGAGTACTGGGAGATAATAAAGCAGGGTGAAAATATATCACTGGAAGATCTTCGTACCGCAGATGCACTATTGAAGAATGGTGAGAACAATGCAGATGGATACAATTCAGACAAACTATCCGAAAGGGAATACATATCTGATGTTGATGATATTGACTACAAAAGCAATGATGGGACACCATTGGTACATGCAACCAATGGAAAAGATGTTTGGATGGAGTCGGTGAGAAAATTGTgcaaaccaagaaaaagtacaTTTGTTGGTTGGGGATCCAAAAAACTCATAGATTTTCTTACTTCTATTGGTAAAAATATAGATAAACCCATCCCCCAATTCGAAGTGTCTGAAATAATAAGGGATTATATCCAAGAGAACAAACTTATTCATccagagagaaaaaagaaggttATATGTGATGCAAGGTTGCACACCCTTTTTGGGAGAAAATCAGTGAACCGCCTGAAAATATCTCATTTGTTGGATGCCCACTTTGTTGAAAACCAGGAATTGGAGGACAAATATCGATACAAGTCAGAAGACGAGAATGTCTCGGTGGTTTGTAAGAGGCAGCAAAGGTCAAGTGCTAATACAAAACCTTACAAGGTGGTGCCAAATGATTTCAAGGAAAAGGTTCCAAAAGTACCCATTATCTGTCACGCTTCTATTACAACAAAAAATATTAAGTTAGTTTACCTTAGGCGGAGTTTGATTGAGGAATTCCTGAAGAATCCGGAGACATTCGAAAGTAAAGTTATGGACTCTTTTCTGAGGGTCAAATGTGACCCCAAAGATGGCTTCTCGGCGAGAAGTTCTTTCCAGCTTGTGCAAGTTACAG GTGTTAAAAGGATTTCAGAAGCTTACAAGAGTGGAGGGACTAGTACGGATGCTGTCTTGCAGGTTTCCAATATAGTGAAGGATATTCGCATTTGCATGGTGTCAGATGGTGATTTCTCTGAG GAAGAATGCGAGGATCTGTATCAGAGAATGAAAGATGGCCTCCTCAAAAGGCCTACCTTG GCGGAGCTTGAAAAAAAGGCCGGAAGCCTACATGAGGACATAACTAATCAC TGGATCGATAGAGAGATCGTGTTGTTACAGAACCTGATTGATCGAGCCAATGAAAAGGGATGGCGGAGAGAA CTATTTGAATACATAGAGAGAAGACAGCTACTTCAGACACCATCAGAGCGATTGCGGCTGTTGAATGAGCTTCCTAAAGTAGTTGCAGATGCAGAAGTAGACCTTGAAGCTGCTCCAGATTCTCCAAAAGATGCCGAGAGTCTCAGTGAAG GGAATGGAGCTTCCTACAATCATATGGATgcagaaagggaaaatgaagGTTCCCTAAGCCCGA GAGGAAGTACAGCCGCGTATCATTGGAAAGCTGGAAAGAGAGGAAAAATTAACG GGAATGGAGCTTCCTACAATCAGATGGATGCAGACAAGGAAAATGAAG GAAGAAGTACGGCTGTTTACCATCGGAAAGCTAGAAAGAGAGAAACTAACG GGAATGAGGCTGCCTTGTATCAGATGGGTGGAAAAGGAGACAATGAAG GAAATGGAGCTATTATCCCTCAGAAAGCTGGAAAGCCAGAAACTGAAG AAAAACAACAGCCGAGCCTATTGATGGGGATCGAAACATGCAGCAGACAGAAAGACATCATTGATCTCAATGATGCCGGAGACCTGGCCGAAGTTACGAGGGAAGTAAGTACAGTACTaccaaccattgatttggatgaCATCAATGAAGACCCAAGTGGAGTAATCAGAATAGAAACTTCTGAAACTGCTGACAAAACAAACTCAATGACAGAAAATAACCTGCCAGCAGATACTACTAGGAGATAA
- the LOC131236701 gene encoding zinc finger CCCH domain-containing protein 19-like isoform X4 encodes MKRARKRRRRRKEEVAEDYCFTCKDGGLLVVCEYQNCLKAYHHECVDMDPMKPETNDRWICSRHSCFICNKSSNFRCFCCPNSVCKACIRSAEFVHFKEDKSFCSDCLKLVMLIEEDIDVDSDGERVDFKDRETYECLFKEYWEIIKQGENISLEDLRTADALLKNGENNADGYNSDKLSEREYISDVDDIDYKSNDGTPLVHATNGKDVWMESVRKLCKPRKSTFVGWGSKKLIDFLTSIGKNIDKPIPQFEVSEIIRDYIQENKLIHPERKKKVICDARLHTLFGRKSVNRLKISHLLDAHFVENQELEDKYRYKSEDENVSVVCKRQQRSSANTKPYKVVPNDFKEKVPKVPIICHASITTKNIKLVYLRRSLIEEFLKNPETFESKVMDSFLRVKCDPKDGFSARSSFQLVQVTGVKRISEAYKSGGTSTDAVLQVSNIVKDIRICMVSDGDFSEEECEDLYQRMKDGLLKRPTLAELEKKAGSLHEDITNHWIDREIVLLQNLIDRANEKGWRRELFEYIERRQLLQTPSERLRLLNELPKVVADAEVDLEAAPDSPKDAESLSEGNGASYNHMDAERENEGSLSPRGSTAAYHWKAGKRGKINDTREPLQTPPEQLLSNDLPEVATDAEIGPEVTEDSLKDSVNEGNEAALYQMGGKGDNEGNGAIIPQKAGKPETEEKQQPSLLMGIETCSRQKDIIDLNDAGDLAEVTREVSTVLPTIDLDDINEDPSGVIRIETSETADKTNSMTENNLPADTTRR; translated from the exons GTCGGCATTCATGCTTCATCTGCAATAAAAGCTCAAATTTCCGATGCTTTTGCTGTCCGAACTCTGTATGCAAAGCGTGTATCAGATCTGCTGAATTTGTGCATTTCAAAGAGGACAAGAGCTTCTGTAGTGATTGCTTAAAGCTTGTGATGCTGATAGAAGAAGACATCGATGTCGATTCTGATGGG GAAAGAGTAGATTTCAAAGATAGAGAAACTTATGAATGTTTATTCAAGGAGTACTGGGAGATAATAAAGCAGGGTGAAAATATATCACTGGAAGATCTTCGTACCGCAGATGCACTATTGAAGAATGGTGAGAACAATGCAGATGGATACAATTCAGACAAACTATCCGAAAGGGAATACATATCTGATGTTGATGATATTGACTACAAAAGCAATGATGGGACACCATTGGTACATGCAACCAATGGAAAAGATGTTTGGATGGAGTCGGTGAGAAAATTGTgcaaaccaagaaaaagtacaTTTGTTGGTTGGGGATCCAAAAAACTCATAGATTTTCTTACTTCTATTGGTAAAAATATAGATAAACCCATCCCCCAATTCGAAGTGTCTGAAATAATAAGGGATTATATCCAAGAGAACAAACTTATTCATccagagagaaaaaagaaggttATATGTGATGCAAGGTTGCACACCCTTTTTGGGAGAAAATCAGTGAACCGCCTGAAAATATCTCATTTGTTGGATGCCCACTTTGTTGAAAACCAGGAATTGGAGGACAAATATCGATACAAGTCAGAAGACGAGAATGTCTCGGTGGTTTGTAAGAGGCAGCAAAGGTCAAGTGCTAATACAAAACCTTACAAGGTGGTGCCAAATGATTTCAAGGAAAAGGTTCCAAAAGTACCCATTATCTGTCACGCTTCTATTACAACAAAAAATATTAAGTTAGTTTACCTTAGGCGGAGTTTGATTGAGGAATTCCTGAAGAATCCGGAGACATTCGAAAGTAAAGTTATGGACTCTTTTCTGAGGGTCAAATGTGACCCCAAAGATGGCTTCTCGGCGAGAAGTTCTTTCCAGCTTGTGCAAGTTACAG GTGTTAAAAGGATTTCAGAAGCTTACAAGAGTGGAGGGACTAGTACGGATGCTGTCTTGCAGGTTTCCAATATAGTGAAGGATATTCGCATTTGCATGGTGTCAGATGGTGATTTCTCTGAG GAAGAATGCGAGGATCTGTATCAGAGAATGAAAGATGGCCTCCTCAAAAGGCCTACCTTG GCGGAGCTTGAAAAAAAGGCCGGAAGCCTACATGAGGACATAACTAATCAC TGGATCGATAGAGAGATCGTGTTGTTACAGAACCTGATTGATCGAGCCAATGAAAAGGGATGGCGGAGAGAA CTATTTGAATACATAGAGAGAAGACAGCTACTTCAGACACCATCAGAGCGATTGCGGCTGTTGAATGAGCTTCCTAAAGTAGTTGCAGATGCAGAAGTAGACCTTGAAGCTGCTCCAGATTCTCCAAAAGATGCCGAGAGTCTCAGTGAAG GGAATGGAGCTTCCTACAATCATATGGATgcagaaagggaaaatgaagGTTCCCTAAGCCCGA GAGGAAGTACAGCCGCGTATCATTGGAAAGCTGGAAAGAGAGGAAAAATTAACG ATACAAGAGAGCCACTTCAGACACCGCCAGAGCAGTTGTTGTCCAATGATCTTCCAGAAGTGGCTACAGATGCAGAAATAGGACCTGAAGTCACCGAGGATTCTCTGAAAGATTCAGTAAATGAAG GGAATGAGGCTGCCTTGTATCAGATGGGTGGAAAAGGAGACAATGAAG GAAATGGAGCTATTATCCCTCAGAAAGCTGGAAAGCCAGAAACTGAAG AAAAACAACAGCCGAGCCTATTGATGGGGATCGAAACATGCAGCAGACAGAAAGACATCATTGATCTCAATGATGCCGGAGACCTGGCCGAAGTTACGAGGGAAGTAAGTACAGTACTaccaaccattgatttggatgaCATCAATGAAGACCCAAGTGGAGTAATCAGAATAGAAACTTCTGAAACTGCTGACAAAACAAACTCAATGACAGAAAATAACCTGCCAGCAGATACTACTAGGAGATAA